The nucleotide sequence ACTTATCAACTATACCGTCCACCATCTGATAGGCTGACATAGAGGCGTTAGCAGATATTCGTAAGGCATTCATGAAGATATTTTCCTCAATCCGGTCTGCCACCTTAGTGACTCCATTAGAGCCTGTCTTTAATGTGAAATTATCAAAGGCAACTGAGGAACCACCTCCGCCACCTCCCTGAGCTGCAGCGTTAACCCATTGTGACCCATTATAAGTTAGCACTTGGTTGTTTGTTGGAGAGACAATATTAGTATCCCCTAAATTAGTCATATTTATATTTGCCGCCGTAATTACTCCGGATGCTGTGGCTTTCATGTAACCAGACAGCGGTGTTGTGATACTGTTTGCGAAAGTAACCGGCGCTGAGGCATATAACGTACCAGTGGTTATGGCACTGGTAGTTAACCCTGCAAATGTAGGGCTGGCCGTGTTTGCAACACTCTGGTTAAGATAGTTCCGATATATATCTGTGAAAGGATGTATCGTTGTGCTATCTGTGATATTGTCGTAGTAGAGCTTGCCTGTTAATGCTGAAAACACAGAGCCATCGTGCCAATACTTATTGACTCCTTCTGTGACATTATCGGTAACTAAACCTCCTGTGTATAACTTGTTGCCATAAAAATAGGCAATACCATTAGTTGTAGAATGTGACAATGCTCCTGTAAAGGTAATATCCTTAGCCGAGAGACTACCACCACCCGTGATATTGTCATAATAAAGAGATTGCCACGTTTTGTCACCAAATAAAACCTTAGTTAGAGCTCCCGGTTGTATGAGTTGACTATATAAGTCTGCCTGTGTGCTTAATGTCCCTGTGATACTGCCCCATGTAACTGCCCCTGCACCAGATGGTGTAGAATTTATCCAATTGCCGGAACTATATGTTAGAACCTGTCCGTTTGTTGGATTTGTGATAACAACATCAGTAACATTATCCAAAGTCTGTAGATTATAATATTGCACAAATCTATCACGAAACCATGGGGCTAAGTCAGTTTGTGATGTTATAGTACCCGTAATACTACCCCATGTTCCAGCCCCGCCAGTAGCCGTTATAATACCGGTGCCTGAATCGTACCCTATCCCTGTGCCTGCTGATAAAACTGCTCTTGCTCTGCCGTTTGTAAAAAACAATTTATTGCTGCCTTCTGTTATATTGTCAGAACTTTGCAACGCCCATAAATTTACAAACCTTGTATCTGTCCTTCCTGGCGTGAAATATAAATGACCAGAACTTTCTGTCACATTATCGGTGTAAAGATGACCGGCAAGAGTTTGATAGAGCAAGTAATCATGCCAATACTTATGGGAGGTTTCTGTAATATTATCTGTGGTAAGACTATCTCCATTAATGAAATAACTGTAATTATAGGTATCGCCACCAACGCCATATGATGCAGCACCACCCCAGCTCCCATTAACCTGCCACGCATATGCTGAGGTCGTAAAAAATGTTGACAATATGATAAACGTTATTATCCTTTTCATCACTTTCTCCTGTTATTCCGTTCCGATACATGACATTTTTATGGTTGCGTTATCGGGGTTATTTAGCAGATTACCCCTGACGTACTTAACCGGTATGCCTGTAACGCTAAAAAAGGCGGTTTTTTCACTAAGATCTGAGGCGGTTAAGTCGTAGTTAACCATCTTCCCAAAATACTCACCGGTTACACTGCCCTCAAGGGCTACTGTTGCGTTATCTGCTACTTTGCTTGTTGTTACCTGACATGTCCAGTCTTTCAGTGGTTTGATTAACGCCTGAGCCGCTGCCACACCTGTTGCAGACTTTTCAAACAGGGTAAAACTATCGGCAAAGGATATGGTTGCCAGTGCCAAAATCGCTAATATTAAGACTATTTGTGTTATTTTTTTCATTAAGCGTTACTCCTTTATGCCGGGGGTCGCTGACCCCTCTTAGCTGTCAGTGCCTCCCGGCATCTATAATGCTGGGAGTACACTGCTACTCCAGTTTTTGTCATAACAACAAGGCTCTCTCCCTCCCAAATCAAAGAGGCTGAGCCTTGTTGTAACCCGTTTAAAACTCCTCTTATGTCCTCAAGCAAAGTATTAATCCTTGAACCGGTCTCTTTTTTGTCTTTTGAACTTTTACCGATAACAAAAACAGTGAAGCTAAAGTCAACGTTATACAGAAGCTCCATGCCTCCCTCTGTCTGTAACTTTGCCTTAGCTCCGCCGTAAACTAAAAGTGCTGCCGGTAATTTCATGCTGCCTGTGAGTGCATCCTCAATGTTACCTACGTGTATATCAACAGTGGCAAGGCCGCTGACCTGACAGAGTGTGTCTGTTATCAGGGTTTCCATTTCTTCTATCTTTAACATTAATAGCTCCTCAGCTTATCAATGGTAAACACCCTGCCGTTTGTTGTTTTATTTGACTGTGCCAGTCCTGCCGATGTCTCTTGCAGGCCTAATGAAGCAGCGCCTTTTGAGATGTCTTTTAGTAAAGAGACGGCATCGGTATAGGCTTTTTTGGTCTTTTCATCAACTTCTAACGAGGAACGTTGATACAGGTTATACACGGTAAGTGTAACGGCAACGGACTTAATGACATCCGGCACTATTGAAAGCGGCAGTTTATACCGCGTTGCCAGATAGCTGTCAATAACTCCGTCAGACTGGGTTATCGCAGAATTTACAAAGTCAACATTAACTGACCCTGTGTTTTCGTCATCCGTTAACTCAATGGCTGCCGCCTCTTTAATTACCGCATATATGTCCGTTGCCGTTATATACATTAACCCTCCCCTATCCCAGCCAGGGCACAACCAGAAGCTCTGATGTACCTTTCCACGTGTTTGTGGCCCCGGTTGATGTTACATCATTCATAAGAAGGGCGCGTGCCTCGCCCTCTAAAGACGGAGGCACGATCAGTATTGTTGGCATTATGCCAAGTGGCCGTCCGGTGTCATCGGTGTACTGCATCATAGCGGATCTGGCAGCAGAGTAGTTAGTTGAATCAAGGGTTTTTTCAGATCTATATGCTAATTGCCACAGTCCATATCCAGTGTTGTATCTGACATCAACGCCATAAATATACTTACGTTTAAAAAACGCATTAGCGTCTTTGAGATTGTCAAGGCTTACAAACTCAACAGTCCTGCGGTTTTGAAACACAAAGGGTTTAACCGCTCTGGACAGATCAAGAAGATACCACGGTGTGCCGCTATCGTCAGCAAAATTTGAAACACTTGAGCCGTTGACAGTGTGGTTTGCTGCAAAAAATGCCTTGCCATCATAGCATTCGTTAACACTACCGTCTTTAAAAAGCTCAAAGATTAACTCATCCGGGTGAGTGGCGGCAACACGGGCAAACTCCTGAACTATAGGATTGTAAATGCCCAGATTGTCGTCTTCGATATCGTTTCTGTCAACCTCAATTGTACTTTCGAAGTCCTTGTTATTGATGGTAAAATCGTGTGTTGAGAGGTTTTGAAGCACACGGTCACCAACCCACTCTCTCATACGCGGAAATGCTCCCATAAATCCATACTTTTGCTCTCTGCTCTGACTCTGTACAATCATAGCAAT is from Nitrospirota bacterium and encodes:
- a CDS encoding LamG domain-containing protein, which produces MKRIITFIILSTFFTTSAYAWQVNGSWGGAASYGVGGDTYNYSYFINGDSLTTDNITETSHKYWHDYLLYQTLAGHLYTDNVTESSGHLYFTPGRTDTRFVNLWALQSSDNITEGSNKLFFTNGRARAVLSAGTGIGYDSGTGIITATGGAGTWGSITGTITSQTDLAPWFRDRFVQYYNLQTLDNVTDVVITNPTNGQVLTYSSGNWINSTPSGAGAVTWGSITGTLSTQADLYSQLIQPGALTKVLFGDKTWQSLYYDNITGGGSLSAKDITFTGALSHSTTNGIAYFYGNKLYTGGLVTDNVTEGVNKYWHDGSVFSALTGKLYYDNITDSTTIHPFTDIYRNYLNQSVANTASPTFAGLTTSAITTGTLYASAPVTFANSITTPLSGYMKATASGVITAANINMTNLGDTNIVSPTNNQVLTYNGSQWVNAAAQGGGGGGSSVAFDNFTLKTGSNGVTKVADRIEENIFMNALRISANASMSAYQMVDGIVDKFKDNNTISLTGSGGVSAKYIWNTGNYMPTASSVDNSALLIVHADGSGSTFVDSSSNNNTINVTGVTQSATQSKFGGKSAYFDGSAHYLSIPSQTYFNFGNYFTIDFWIYLNSTAGQYVYVKRTGGSDHSIEILYSSGTLKYSVSSNGTSYDVLNNAPCGSISQTTWTHIALVRNGSNWRCYNNGVYASNNTSSATIYSNSAAVLIGADVDTSGPLTGYLDEYHISSSVIWTDNFTPPTVAYVMGGGVLDNMTLVSNSTAALSSPTQGRFMVLQEQLDPTAVVNTDWKAYVTNDNGTNWNQVTLASEGNYSDNVTMYSGTAAYTGTSTGMRWKLQTFNKNNMFRGIGYTWN
- a CDS encoding DUF1834 family protein translates to MLKIEEMETLITDTLCQVSGLATVDIHVGNIEDALTGSMKLPAALLVYGGAKAKLQTEGGMELLYNVDFSFTVFVIGKSSKDKKETGSRINTLLEDIRGVLNGLQQGSASLIWEGESLVVMTKTGVAVYSQHYRCREALTAKRGQRPPA
- a CDS encoding DUF1320 domain-containing protein; the encoded protein is MYITATDIYAVIKEAAAIELTDDENTGSVNVDFVNSAITQSDGVIDSYLATRYKLPLSIVPDVIKSVAVTLTVYNLYQRSSLEVDEKTKKAYTDAVSLLKDISKGAASLGLQETSAGLAQSNKTTNGRVFTIDKLRSY
- a CDS encoding Mu-like prophage major head subunit gpT family protein — encoded protein: MILNQQTLDAIYQSFSLVFDNAFNDITPIYQRIAMIVQSQSREQKYGFMGAFPRMREWVGDRVLQNLSTHDFTINNKDFESTIEVDRNDIEDDNLGIYNPIVQEFARVAATHPDELIFELFKDGSVNECYDGKAFFAANHTVNGSSVSNFADDSGTPWYLLDLSRAVKPFVFQNRRTVEFVSLDNLKDANAFFKRKYIYGVDVRYNTGYGLWQLAYRSEKTLDSTNYSAARSAMMQYTDDTGRPLGIMPTILIVPPSLEGEARALLMNDVTSTGATNTWKGTSELLVVPWLG